One part of the Candidatus Aquiluna sp. UB-MaderosW2red genome encodes these proteins:
- a CDS encoding ROK family protein, protein MKILGIDLGGTSIKSGLISPSGEVTELRRTKTPNNDPSGEQAVEVLAEIVKNYLNNHEIKVVGLCVPGIVDAQNGIAVFSGTLGWRHFPIAQKLQELVGIPVYLEHDVTASGYAEFRIGEAKGYDSAMIMAIGTALAACFVINGAIYRPHSAVGEIGHAPTRNDRPCVCGKTGCMEMTVSGGALVRNYKALSGKDATPDLILDANKELDQIAVELRSEFYEALAFGIHFVASTLGPQAVVIAGGIADADSDFASSLEKELDKVLGIQLRPKILISKLEGTSGCIGAGLSAMDRLKNS, encoded by the coding sequence GTGAAAATACTCGGGATTGATCTTGGTGGCACCAGCATAAAATCCGGCCTAATTTCGCCCTCGGGTGAGGTAACCGAGCTGCGCAGAACCAAGACTCCAAACAACGACCCATCCGGCGAACAAGCGGTCGAGGTCCTGGCCGAAATAGTAAAAAATTACCTAAACAACCACGAGATTAAAGTAGTAGGACTTTGCGTGCCGGGGATTGTCGACGCCCAAAATGGCATTGCAGTGTTCTCGGGAACTCTAGGTTGGCGCCATTTTCCAATTGCCCAAAAACTTCAGGAACTGGTTGGGATTCCGGTTTATTTGGAGCATGATGTGACCGCTAGCGGTTATGCCGAATTTAGAATTGGCGAGGCCAAGGGTTACGACTCGGCAATGATCATGGCAATTGGAACAGCACTTGCTGCGTGCTTTGTGATTAATGGAGCGATCTACAGACCGCACAGCGCAGTCGGCGAGATTGGCCATGCACCGACCAGAAACGATAGGCCTTGTGTCTGCGGCAAGACTGGCTGCATGGAGATGACGGTCTCCGGAGGCGCCTTGGTTCGAAACTATAAGGCGCTCAGTGGCAAAGACGCCACACCCGATCTGATTCTTGATGCCAATAAAGAACTGGACCAAATTGCCGTAGAGCTCAGAAGTGAGTTCTACGAGGCACTCGCGTTCGGCATTCATTTTGTAGCGAGCACTCTGGGGCCCCAGGCTGTTGTAATCGCAGGCGGCATCGCAGATGCCGATTCGGATTTTGCATCGAGCCTGGAAAAAGAGCTTGATAAGGTTTTGGGCATTCAGCTCAGGCCAAAGATCCTCATCTCAAAGCTTGAGGGCACCTCCGGGTGTATCGGGGCCGGGCTGAGTGCAATGGATCGGCTAAAGAACTCTTGA
- a CDS encoding 1-phosphofructokinase family hexose kinase, translated as MIGVVTLSPAIDVTYQVQKLVLGESHRVQKTYKFAGGKALNVARVLKSGGHHTALILPTGGQAGSWLRSELEKLGVSYQAIETIAETRTCVSVVDIGATVFNEPAPSVLESEFEAFLAIIQGARDTSVGVLSGSLPADLTSQQITRLLSVIRDSFPIAVIDTSGTALIEAAKLGFDLLKPNREELLAATGSESVEIAAGFLMSLGAKRVLVSLGELGAKLFTSKKLLSVQVTKVQGNPTGAGDAMVATASWSLDKGLTDSQLLKNAAAAGSLAVLEPVAGQINWEKLADLANTLEVEEVE; from the coding sequence TTGATCGGCGTTGTCACCCTCTCTCCAGCGATTGACGTCACCTACCAGGTGCAGAAGCTGGTGTTGGGAGAGTCGCACAGGGTTCAAAAAACCTATAAGTTCGCAGGCGGTAAGGCACTTAATGTCGCTCGGGTGCTCAAATCAGGCGGCCACCACACCGCGTTGATTCTGCCGACTGGAGGCCAGGCAGGATCATGGCTCCGCTCAGAGCTCGAGAAGCTTGGAGTTAGCTATCAAGCAATCGAGACGATTGCTGAGACTCGAACCTGCGTGAGTGTTGTTGACATCGGGGCGACGGTCTTTAACGAACCAGCACCGAGTGTTTTGGAATCCGAATTTGAAGCCTTTTTGGCAATCATCCAAGGCGCCCGAGATACTTCGGTCGGAGTCCTCAGCGGCTCGCTACCGGCCGACCTCACAAGCCAGCAAATCACTCGGCTACTGAGTGTAATCAGAGACAGTTTTCCAATAGCAGTGATTGACACCTCAGGCACTGCACTAATTGAGGCTGCCAAACTTGGCTTTGATCTTCTAAAGCCAAACCGAGAAGAGCTATTGGCTGCCACTGGCTCTGAATCGGTTGAAATAGCGGCTGGGTTTCTAATGTCTCTTGGAGCAAAGCGGGTTTTAGTTTCGCTCGGGGAATTAGGGGCCAAGCTTTTTACCAGCAAAAAGTTACTCTCTGTTCAGGTTACTAAGGTTCAGGGCAATCCAACCGGCGCCGGCGATGCGATGGTCGCTACTGCTAGCTGGTCTTTAGATAAGGGCCTCACTGACTCACAGCTGCTAAAAAATGCAGCTGCGGCCGGGAGCTTGGCAGTGCTTGAGCCTGTGGCCGGGCAGATCAATTGGGAGAAGTTGGCTGATTTAGCCAACACCTTAGAAGTGGAAGAAGTCGAATGA
- a CDS encoding class II fructose-bisphosphate aldolase encodes MTLKTTGAILSQQSFVVAANAILLEQGEALVQAAEQSNTGLVLQLSENTVGYHGSLEPMGLALLALARQSSADISVHLDHATRPELVLEAIDLGFSSVMFDGSKLSYQENLATTRDLALAAAAKGVWFEAELGEVGGKDGVHAPGVRTKPSEAIEFVAATGIDGLAVAVGSSHAMTEKSASLDLQLISQLASAVPVPLVLHGSSGVAIPELKKALAAGIAKVNVATEFNLIFNRAVAEHFANGGSLSDPRKYLVPARKAMAQAMVDYLSALSN; translated from the coding sequence ATGACCCTCAAAACAACCGGAGCCATTCTTAGCCAACAGAGCTTTGTGGTCGCTGCCAATGCCATTTTGCTGGAACAGGGTGAAGCCCTAGTTCAGGCTGCCGAACAAAGCAACACCGGGCTGGTGTTGCAGCTTTCTGAAAATACGGTTGGCTACCACGGTTCACTTGAGCCAATGGGTTTGGCACTATTGGCGCTTGCTCGCCAAAGTAGTGCCGATATATCAGTGCACCTGGACCATGCCACCAGGCCAGAGCTGGTCTTGGAGGCCATTGACTTAGGTTTCAGTTCGGTGATGTTCGATGGTTCAAAGCTCTCCTATCAAGAAAACCTGGCCACCACTAGGGATTTGGCTTTGGCCGCAGCGGCCAAGGGGGTTTGGTTCGAGGCTGAGCTTGGCGAGGTTGGCGGCAAAGACGGCGTTCATGCCCCAGGGGTCAGAACCAAGCCTTCTGAGGCGATCGAGTTTGTGGCTGCCACCGGAATAGATGGTTTGGCGGTTGCGGTTGGCAGCTCCCACGCCATGACCGAGAAATCCGCAAGTCTAGATCTTCAATTGATTAGCCAGCTCGCGAGCGCCGTCCCAGTTCCACTTGTGTTGCACGGCTCTTCCGGTGTTGCAATCCCCGAGCTAAAAAAAGCACTAGCTGCCGGGATTGCCAAGGTAAATGTCGCAACGGAGTTTAACTTGATTTTTAATAGGGCAGTTGCCGAGCACTTCGCTAACGGTGGTTCGCTCTCCGACCCTCGCAAATACCTAGTCCCTGCCAGAAAGGCAATGGCTCAGGCAATGGTTGACTACCTCTCAGCTTTGAGTAACTAG
- a CDS encoding alpha/beta hydrolase, which yields MRKSIKIAAISAGALVVALTAGGLAIGDYVYTSGTAVPCGINTDDLDNSPEAFYTSTYNSGPYPSSSWNQWVGYDLSEWWLTGVPYDTVEIPVAQDVTLEAWWITPLETNNKTVIVTHGIGTSRRDFNALLPAAMLVKSGFNVLLVDMRDTGGSTCTDGRHSAGQEESSDFAEVALWLKNQKGVPARSIGMFGVSGGAIMTSLLPAKTEDVSAFAMEGTIFDFSKAATAEVEFQGFPGFLWQFAEVSANLFHGVDLGETSTKTGIEKAGNRPMLILHGDQDERLDYQSSVDFYNYAKSVGANIELERFVDANHTEGMLTETDRYAELLTVFFDRNLG from the coding sequence ATGCGTAAATCGATCAAGATCGCAGCGATCTCTGCCGGAGCACTGGTGGTTGCACTTACTGCCGGGGGCCTAGCAATCGGTGACTATGTTTACACCTCTGGCACCGCGGTGCCCTGTGGCATAAATACCGATGATCTTGATAACTCCCCCGAGGCTTTTTATACCTCAACCTATAATTCTGGGCCCTACCCTTCTTCAAGCTGGAATCAGTGGGTGGGCTATGACCTATCTGAGTGGTGGCTTACCGGAGTGCCATACGACACCGTAGAGATTCCCGTAGCCCAAGATGTCACTCTTGAGGCGTGGTGGATCACCCCACTTGAGACAAACAACAAGACGGTCATTGTCACCCACGGAATCGGCACTTCGAGAAGAGACTTCAATGCCCTCTTGCCAGCCGCGATGCTGGTGAAATCGGGTTTCAACGTCCTTTTGGTTGACATGCGAGATACTGGCGGCTCGACCTGCACCGACGGTCGTCACTCCGCAGGTCAAGAAGAATCCTCGGACTTTGCCGAGGTAGCACTCTGGCTGAAGAATCAGAAGGGTGTCCCCGCAAGAAGCATCGGAATGTTTGGGGTATCAGGCGGGGCAATTATGACCTCCCTGCTACCTGCTAAAACAGAGGATGTCTCTGCCTTTGCAATGGAGGGCACCATCTTCGATTTTTCAAAGGCGGCCACCGCAGAAGTTGAATTCCAGGGTTTTCCAGGGTTTTTATGGCAGTTCGCCGAGGTCTCGGCAAACCTCTTTCACGGAGTGGACCTGGGTGAAACTAGCACCAAGACCGGCATTGAAAAGGCTGGTAATAGGCCTATGTTGATTCTCCACGGTGATCAGGATGAGCGTCTGGACTATCAAAGCTCAGTTGATTTTTACAACTACGCAAAATCAGTCGGAGCAAACATCGAACTGGAGAGGTTTGTCGATGCCAACCACACCGAGGGCATGCTCACTGAGACGGATCGCTATGCCGAATTGCTAACCGTCTTTTTTGATCGAAACCTGGGCTAA
- a CDS encoding type II toxin-antitoxin system VapC family toxin — MKAAYYLDTSAALKLVKLEAETPFLEAWLEAQHFPRLISSDLLRTELIGNILRFVPEGLQRAHDLIEQISFLKIKTEICTQAVMHVGLGLGTLDAIHLASALACSSEIQGLVTYDKKLIEASLRAGIRPITPIV; from the coding sequence GTGAAAGCTGCTTATTATCTTGACACCTCCGCGGCCCTGAAGTTGGTGAAGCTGGAGGCAGAGACACCCTTTTTGGAAGCCTGGCTGGAGGCACAACACTTTCCAAGGTTAATTTCCAGCGACCTCCTGCGTACCGAGCTAATTGGCAATATTTTAAGGTTTGTGCCCGAGGGGCTGCAGCGAGCTCATGATTTGATTGAGCAAATTAGTTTTTTAAAAATAAAAACAGAGATTTGCACGCAAGCCGTGATGCATGTCGGCCTTGGTCTGGGAACTCTGGATGCGATTCACTTAGCGAGCGCGTTGGCTTGTTCCTCTGAAATCCAAGGACTCGTCACCTATGACAAAAAACTGATTGAAGCCTCTCTCAGAGCTGGGATTAGGCCGATTACTCCGATTGTGTGA
- a CDS encoding type II toxin-antitoxin system Phd/YefM family antitoxin, with translation MGIRELKQNPSAVIARVKAGEEITVTERGEPVAKITSQQKSILDQLSDAGDLSIARGNLADFLKNSSATRVAQGTPSSEQMLTQTRGERL, from the coding sequence GTGGGAATTAGAGAGTTGAAGCAGAACCCTTCGGCAGTGATTGCGCGGGTGAAGGCCGGTGAGGAGATAACCGTCACAGAGCGCGGTGAGCCGGTGGCAAAAATTACTTCTCAACAAAAAAGCATTTTGGATCAGCTATCGGATGCCGGTGACCTCAGTATTGCCAGGGGCAACCTAGCGGACTTCCTAAAGAACTCAAGCGCAACTAGGGTCGCCCAGGGAACCCCTTCCTCAGAGCAGATGCTGACTCAAACTAGAGGTGAAAGGTTGTGA
- the mmsB gene encoding multiple monosaccharide ABC transporter permease, whose protein sequence is MSSTTTSPKGALASFRDRFQGVNLRQNGIFLALVGLVVFFALTTPNAASITPTNFSNLVVQNGYILVLAIGMVMVIIAGHIDLSVGSVAAFIGGVAGILVVRPLEQDGWDWLPALPWWAGIIGAIMVGGLVGVWQGFWVAYVGVPAFIVTLAGMLLFRGMALLTLQNTNIGPFPDEFRAIGNGFLDKEQNLNALVGMSETYNFTALIVTGAALLALWFASLRTRSGKIKYGQVVEPTVWFYVKNVVLSLMLAYVGLQLSQANGIPITLIVLVFLVVIYTIVMQRTPFGRYIYAIGGNLNAAVLSGINVRKVNFFLFVNMGALAALSGVLIAARMNSAVPKAGDGFELDAISSVFIGGAAVQGGVGTVTGSMIGGLIQGVLANGMNLNSVGIDIQMTIKGLVLLLAVAFDVWSKRRK, encoded by the coding sequence ATGTCATCAACTACGACATCGCCAAAGGGGGCACTAGCCTCTTTTAGAGACCGCTTCCAAGGTGTGAACCTGAGGCAAAACGGAATCTTCTTAGCCCTGGTCGGCCTCGTGGTGTTTTTCGCACTCACAACACCGAATGCCGCTTCGATAACCCCGACTAACTTCTCCAACCTGGTGGTCCAAAACGGTTATATCTTGGTTTTGGCAATTGGCATGGTCATGGTCATTATCGCCGGCCACATCGACCTTTCGGTAGGTTCGGTCGCCGCATTTATCGGCGGCGTTGCCGGAATTCTGGTGGTTAGACCGCTTGAGCAAGATGGTTGGGATTGGCTTCCCGCGTTACCTTGGTGGGCTGGAATCATTGGAGCCATTATGGTCGGTGGCCTGGTGGGGGTCTGGCAAGGCTTCTGGGTGGCATATGTCGGAGTGCCGGCATTCATTGTGACCTTGGCCGGCATGCTGTTGTTCCGCGGCATGGCGCTACTAACCCTGCAGAACACCAATATCGGTCCGTTCCCAGACGAGTTCCGAGCGATTGGAAATGGATTTTTAGATAAAGAACAGAACCTCAATGCTCTGGTGGGGATGTCCGAAACGTATAACTTCACGGCCCTTATTGTTACCGGGGCCGCACTTTTAGCACTTTGGTTTGCTTCACTTCGCACCAGAAGTGGCAAGATCAAATACGGCCAAGTTGTTGAACCAACAGTTTGGTTCTACGTGAAGAACGTGGTTTTGAGCCTGATGCTTGCCTATGTCGGCCTCCAGCTATCCCAGGCCAACGGTATTCCAATAACCCTGATCGTCCTTGTCTTTTTAGTCGTCATCTACACGATAGTGATGCAGCGCACCCCGTTTGGACGCTATATCTACGCAATCGGTGGAAACCTAAACGCGGCAGTCCTATCGGGCATTAACGTTCGAAAAGTGAACTTCTTCCTGTTCGTAAACATGGGAGCACTTGCCGCGCTGTCGGGCGTGCTAATCGCCGCCCGAATGAACTCGGCAGTGCCAAAGGCCGGCGATGGCTTCGAGCTCGATGCGATTTCTTCGGTGTTTATCGGTGGAGCCGCTGTGCAAGGTGGTGTTGGAACAGTAACCGGTTCGATGATTGGTGGTTTGATCCAGGGAGTCTTGGCGAACGGCATGAACCTAAACTCGGTTGGTATTGATATTCAGATGACAATCAAGGGCTTGGTCTTGCTATTGGCTGTGGCCTTCGATGTCTGGAGCAAGCGCAGAAAGTAG
- the mmsA gene encoding multiple monosaccharide ABC transporter ATP-binding protein yields MSNSILEMRNITKTFPGVKALDDVTLIVERGEIHAICGENGAGKSTLMKVLSGVYPFGSYTGEIVFENEVKKFSTIRDSESQGIVIIHQELALSPHLSIAENIFLGNEIKSFGLIDWNKTNQEAASLMARVGLSEDPNTAIKDIGVGKQQLVEIAKALSKRVKLLILDEPTAALNDEDSAHLLDLLRHLKGQGITSIIISHKLNEIEAIADTTTIIRDGETIESLHMKQDSVSQERIIKGMVGRDMENRYPARNADIGEEILRVENWNAYHPIDSSRKVVDDISMNVKRGEIVGLAGIMGAGRTEFARSLFGQSYGTNISGRVFKSGQEIKMKTIASAINQGIAYATEDRKRFGLNLIEDIKRNISLASLKSFVRFGLVDGNEEFKKASEYRESMNIKAPSVLSVVGQLSGGNQQKVVLSKWINVNPDVLILDEPTRGIDVGAKYEIYLIIQRLAAEGKGIIVISSELPELIGICDRIYAIAEGRITGEVERKDANPELLMRYMTTEKGKN; encoded by the coding sequence ATGTCTAACTCAATTCTTGAGATGCGCAACATCACCAAAACTTTCCCAGGAGTTAAAGCCCTGGATGATGTCACTCTCATAGTTGAGAGAGGCGAGATTCACGCCATTTGTGGCGAAAACGGTGCCGGCAAATCCACCCTCATGAAAGTACTCTCGGGCGTCTACCCCTTCGGTTCCTATACCGGTGAAATCGTTTTCGAAAACGAAGTCAAAAAGTTCTCCACCATTCGCGATTCAGAATCGCAAGGGATCGTAATTATTCACCAAGAACTAGCGCTCTCCCCACACCTTTCGATTGCCGAGAACATCTTTTTAGGCAATGAGATTAAGTCCTTTGGCTTGATCGATTGGAATAAGACCAATCAAGAAGCGGCATCGCTAATGGCCCGGGTTGGCCTCTCCGAAGACCCAAACACCGCAATTAAAGACATCGGTGTTGGCAAACAGCAGCTAGTGGAAATTGCTAAGGCACTTTCAAAGCGCGTGAAGTTGCTGATTCTCGATGAGCCAACCGCTGCCCTAAACGATGAAGACTCAGCCCACCTATTGGACCTTTTGCGCCACCTCAAGGGCCAGGGAATCACCTCGATCATCATTAGCCATAAACTCAATGAGATCGAGGCCATTGCCGACACCACCACCATCATTCGGGACGGCGAGACCATTGAGTCCCTGCACATGAAACAGGACTCAGTTTCCCAAGAGCGCATCATCAAGGGCATGGTTGGCCGAGACATGGAAAACCGTTACCCAGCCCGTAATGCCGACATTGGTGAAGAGATCTTGCGGGTTGAGAACTGGAATGCATATCACCCAATCGACTCCAGCCGCAAGGTGGTCGACGACATCTCAATGAACGTCAAGCGCGGCGAGATTGTCGGGCTTGCCGGCATTATGGGCGCTGGGCGAACCGAGTTCGCCCGCAGCCTTTTTGGTCAGTCTTATGGAACCAACATCTCGGGTCGAGTTTTCAAAAGTGGCCAAGAGATAAAGATGAAAACGATTGCTTCGGCGATCAACCAGGGCATTGCCTATGCAACCGAGGACCGCAAGCGCTTTGGGCTGAATCTTATTGAAGACATCAAGCGCAACATCTCTCTAGCTTCACTCAAGTCATTTGTCCGATTTGGCTTGGTGGATGGCAATGAGGAGTTCAAAAAGGCCAGTGAGTATCGCGAGTCGATGAACATTAAAGCCCCGAGCGTTTTATCGGTGGTGGGCCAGCTCTCCGGTGGAAACCAGCAGAAGGTTGTGCTTTCCAAGTGGATTAACGTGAACCCGGACGTCTTGATTTTGGATGAGCCAACCAGGGGCATCGATGTTGGCGCGAAATACGAGATTTATTTGATTATTCAAAGACTTGCAGCCGAAGGCAAGGGGATCATTGTGATTTCCTCTGAGCTTCCAGAGTTGATCGGTATTTGCGATCGCATTTATGCGATTGCCGAGGGTCGAATTACCGGGGAGGTTGAGCGTAAAGATGCCAACCCGGAACTGCTTATGAGATACATGACTACTGAGAAGGGTAAGAACTAA
- the chvE gene encoding multiple monosaccharide ABC transporter substrate-binding protein, with product MFKKLLGITATVAVAALVLSGCASTTGTDTTATTGTEAVVESGLIGVSMPTQSSTRWISDGENVKSALEAAGFEVDLQFAEDDIPTQVAQLEAMLTKGAKALIIAAIDGTQLTDVLQAAADAGVPVIAYDRLIVGSANVDYYATFDNFKVGVQQATSLLVGMGVYASEDSTSADGPNAAGPLNIELFAGSLDDNNAFFFFNGAISVLQPLIDSGVLVVKSGQTTIEQAATLRWDGAVAQKRMEDLLVGNYADAKVDGVLSPYDGISRGIIAALTDAGYATMPTISGQDAEVLSVKSILAGEQYSTIFKDTRELAGVAAGMAIALLNGEMPETNDTTTYDNGVKVVPSFLLTPYIVTIDNYKEVLVDSGYIAEADLG from the coding sequence TTGTTCAAGAAACTACTAGGCATTACAGCCACGGTTGCTGTAGCTGCTTTAGTCCTAAGCGGTTGCGCAAGCACGACTGGGACTGACACAACTGCAACGACCGGAACAGAAGCAGTTGTTGAGTCGGGACTAATTGGTGTTTCGATGCCAACTCAGTCTTCAACTCGCTGGATCTCAGACGGTGAAAACGTAAAGTCCGCCTTGGAAGCCGCTGGCTTCGAGGTTGACCTTCAGTTTGCAGAAGACGACATCCCAACCCAGGTAGCACAGCTCGAGGCCATGCTAACCAAGGGTGCAAAGGCACTAATCATTGCAGCTATCGACGGTACTCAGCTAACTGACGTACTTCAGGCAGCAGCCGATGCAGGCGTTCCAGTTATCGCTTACGACCGACTAATTGTTGGCAGTGCGAACGTTGACTACTACGCAACCTTCGACAACTTCAAGGTCGGCGTTCAGCAGGCAACCTCATTGCTAGTTGGAATGGGTGTTTACGCATCTGAAGACTCCACCTCAGCTGACGGTCCAAACGCTGCAGGCCCCCTAAACATTGAGCTATTTGCTGGTTCACTGGACGACAACAACGCATTCTTCTTCTTCAACGGTGCGATCAGCGTTCTACAGCCACTAATTGACTCGGGAGTTCTAGTAGTCAAGTCAGGCCAGACCACCATTGAGCAGGCCGCAACCCTTCGTTGGGACGGCGCTGTAGCTCAGAAGCGTATGGAAGACCTTTTGGTTGGTAACTACGCTGATGCAAAAGTTGACGGCGTTTTGTCACCTTACGACGGTATTAGCCGCGGCATCATCGCAGCTCTAACCGACGCGGGTTACGCGACCATGCCAACCATCTCCGGTCAGGATGCAGAAGTACTTTCCGTCAAGTCAATCTTGGCTGGCGAGCAGTACTCGACCATCTTCAAGGACACCCGTGAGCTAGCCGGAGTTGCTGCAGGTATGGCGATTGCGTTGCTAAATGGCGAAATGCCAGAGACCAACGACACCACCACCTACGACAACGGCGTGAAGGTTGTTCCTTCATTCCTACTAACCCCTTACATTGTCACCATTGACAACTACAAAGAGGTTCTAGTTGACTCTGGCTACATTGCAGAAGCAGACCTAGGCTAA
- a CDS encoding xylulokinase, with product MTESIKKLIDAGKATLGIELGSTRIKATLIGEDLNQILATGTHDWENQLGDGYWTYSVDSIWQGLAATIKDLQHNVEEQYGIKLQSLNAIGVSAMMHGYLAFDEKDQLLVPFRTWRNTTTSQAAKELTDLFGVNIPLRWSVAHLQQAVLDKSEHVPHISFITTLAGYVHWMLTGNKVLGIGDASGMFPIDSANKSYDAKLLAVFDALETSRVLRGNLLSLLPEVSVAGESAGSLTQAGAKLLDPSGSLKAGVLFCPPEGDAGSGMVATNAVAPTTGNVSAGTSIFAMVVMDRELTKVHHELDIVATPVGDPVAMVHCNNGASELAAWVRMFSRFAKVSGNPLSSDEVYELLFEEALSGQKDAGGLLAYNYLAGEPIAGLSEGRPLFIRKPDSEFSLANAILAQLYGVFGTLSLGMAVLAKENVQISKMSAHGGIFRTKGVAQRILSAAISAPVSVSESASEGGPWGMALLAAFSRSSATSLSEFLNTRVFGEQEVVTILADPEEVAGFERYLTDYRMGLPVMAQAIKSIQ from the coding sequence ATGACTGAATCAATCAAAAAACTAATCGATGCCGGCAAAGCTACCCTAGGCATTGAGCTTGGGTCAACCAGAATCAAGGCAACCCTGATCGGCGAAGACCTGAACCAGATATTGGCCACTGGAACCCATGATTGGGAGAACCAGCTCGGGGATGGCTATTGGACCTACTCAGTAGATTCCATCTGGCAGGGGTTAGCCGCCACCATAAAAGACTTGCAGCACAATGTCGAAGAGCAATACGGCATCAAACTTCAAAGCCTGAACGCCATTGGCGTTTCGGCAATGATGCACGGCTATTTGGCTTTTGATGAAAAAGACCAGCTACTGGTTCCTTTTAGAACCTGGCGAAACACCACTACCTCGCAAGCCGCAAAAGAGCTCACCGACCTTTTCGGTGTGAACATTCCGCTGCGCTGGTCTGTTGCTCACCTGCAGCAGGCCGTATTGGACAAATCCGAGCACGTTCCACACATCAGCTTCATAACCACGCTGGCCGGCTACGTGCACTGGATGCTCACCGGTAATAAAGTGCTGGGCATTGGCGATGCTTCGGGGATGTTCCCAATCGACTCAGCCAATAAGTCCTACGACGCAAAGTTGCTAGCAGTCTTTGATGCACTGGAGACCTCCAGGGTTCTGCGAGGCAATCTATTGAGTCTTTTACCCGAAGTCTCAGTGGCTGGCGAGAGTGCCGGTTCGCTGACGCAGGCTGGGGCGAAGCTGCTTGATCCAAGCGGATCGCTAAAAGCCGGGGTTTTGTTTTGCCCTCCCGAGGGAGATGCCGGTTCGGGCATGGTTGCCACCAATGCAGTGGCTCCAACCACTGGAAACGTGAGCGCCGGCACCAGTATCTTTGCAATGGTGGTGATGGATCGGGAACTAACCAAGGTCCACCACGAACTCGACATTGTCGCCACTCCGGTTGGCGACCCGGTTGCAATGGTGCACTGCAATAACGGAGCCAGTGAGCTTGCGGCCTGGGTGAGAATGTTTAGCCGCTTCGCTAAAGTTTCGGGAAACCCCTTGAGCTCTGATGAGGTTTACGAGCTCTTATTCGAAGAGGCCCTGAGCGGTCAAAAAGACGCTGGCGGCCTTTTGGCTTACAACTATCTCGCCGGTGAGCCGATCGCTGGTCTTTCAGAGGGCAGGCCGCTGTTTATTCGCAAACCCGACAGCGAATTCAGCCTGGCAAACGCAATTTTGGCCCAGCTCTACGGGGTATTTGGCACCTTAAGTTTGGGCATGGCGGTCTTGGCCAAGGAGAACGTTCAGATCTCGAAGATGTCCGCCCACGGCGGCATCTTCAGAACCAAGGGCGTTGCTCAAAGAATTCTGTCGGCTGCAATCTCGGCGCCGGTTTCGGTTTCTGAAAGTGCTTCCGAGGGTGGCCCTTGGGGCATGGCGTTGTTGGCAGCGTTTTCTCGATCATCAGCGACCAGCCTGAGCGAGTTCTTGAACACCAGGGTCTTTGGTGAGCAAGAGGTTGTCACGATTTTGGCAGACCCCGAAGAGGTTGCTGGGTTTGAGCGTTACCTCACCGACTACCGAATGGGACTGCCGGTGATGGCCCAAGCTATTAAATCCATCCAGTAA